One window of Triticum dicoccoides isolate Atlit2015 ecotype Zavitan chromosome 5A, WEW_v2.0, whole genome shotgun sequence genomic DNA carries:
- the LOC119297413 gene encoding probable potassium transporter 17 — MHMSSPTEADFLGIYSIMFWTLTLIGVVKYVGIALNADDHGEGGTFAMYSLLCRHANMGILPSKRVYSAEAQLLHNQSKTTKTPSNLGKFFERSLTARRVLLFMSILGMCMLIGDGVLTPAISVLSAIQGLRAPFPAVTQPVVAFLSAAILIGLFLVQKYGTSKVSFLFSPIMAAWTFTTPMVGIYSIFRYYPGIFKATSPHYIVHFFLKNKKEGWQMLGATVLAITGAEAMFADLGHFSKKAIQIAFLSSVYPSLILTYAGQTACLINHLKDTDQENIGKVFDDAFYKFIPRPVYWPMFVIATLAAIVASQSLISATFSVIKQSVVLDYFPRVKVVHTSDENEGEVYSPETNYILMVLCVGVILGFGGGQAIGNAFGLVVIMVMLITSIMLTLVMIIIWRTPPVLIAAYFVPFVIMEGSYVSAVFTKFTEGGWLPFAISMILALIMFVWYYGRQKKTEYERANKITAERLGELLAKPEVQRVQGLCFFYSNIQDGLTPILGHYIRNMSSLHSVTVFVTLRYLLVPKVDPRQRIAVRRLGPRGVYQCTVQYGYADNLSLKGGDDLAARVVSCLKQHVEAGADGQPSPVSAAEEAADLEAARAAGVVHVRGKMRLYVGDDAGWFDKVMLRFYEFLHSICRSALPALGVPLQQRVEIGMLYKV, encoded by the exons ATGCACATGTCATCCCCCACAGAAGCTGACTTTCTGGGAATATACAGCATAATGTTTTGGACTCTTACTTTAATTGGTGTCGTCAAGTATGTAGGCATAGCTCTCAACGCTGATGATCACGGTGAAG GTGGTACATTTGCCATGTATTCTCTGTTGTGTAGGCATGCCaatatgggcatccttccttccaaGAGAGTGTATTCAGCAGAAGCACAGCTGCTTCACAATCAGTCAAAAACAACTAAAACCCCTAGTAATCTGGGCAAGTTCTTTGAGCGAAGCTTAACTGCAAGAAGGGTATTGTTATTCATGTCAATTCTTGGGATGTGCATGCTCATTGGAGATGGTGTCCTAACTCCTGCTATTTCAG TGTTATCAGCAATCCAGGGACTGCGCGCGCCATTTCCTGCTGTGACTCAAC CTGTCGTGGCATTTCTATCTGCGGCAATTCTTATTGGCTTATTCTTAGTGCAAAAGTATGGGACTTCAAAAGTGAGCTTTCTGTTTTCTCCAatcatggcagcatggactttcacCACTCCGATGGTTGGAATATACAGCATTTTTCGTTACTACCCCGGCATATTCAAAGCCACTTCGCCACATTATATTGTTCATTTCTTCCTAAAGAATAAAAAGGAAGGGTGGCAGATGCTTGGTGCCACTGTTCTAGCCATCACAG GTGCGGAAGCTATGTTCGCCGATCTTGGCCACTTCAGCAAAAAGGCTATTCAG ATAGCGTTTCTATCCAGCGTATATCCTTCTCTGATCCTCACTTATGCCGGGCAAACAGCATGCCTTATTAACCATCTCAAAGACACCGATCAAGAGAACATTGGCAAAGTCTTCGATGATGCATTCTACAAATTTATCCCTCGCCCTGTTTACTGGCCGATGTTCGTCATCGCGACGCTCGCAGCCATTGTTGCAAGCCAATCCTTAATCTCGGCAACATTTTCTGTCATCAAGCAATCAGTTGTCCTGGACTACTTCCCACGTGTCAAAGTGGTGCACACATCGGATGAAAATGAAGGGGAGGTTTACTCGCCAGAAACTAATTACATTCTGATGGTGCTGTGCGTTGGTGTTATACTAGGCTTTGGAGGTGGACAAGCGATAGGGAATGCTTTTG GCCTTGTGGTGATCATGGTCATGCTCATAACCTCAATCATGCTGACTcttgtgatgatcatcatatgGAGAACGCCGCCCGTTCTCATCGCGGCGTACTTCGTCCCGTTCGTCATCATGGAAGGGTCCTATGTCAGTGCCGTCTTCACCAAGTTCACGGAAGGTGGCTGGCTTCCCTTCGCCATCTCCATGATCCTCGCCTTGATCATGTTCGTCTGGTACTACGGCAGGCAAAAGAAAACAGAGTACGAGAGGGCGAACAAGATAACCGCGGAGCGCCTCGGCGAGCTCTTGGCGAAGCCGGAGGTCCAGAGGGTGCAGGGCCTGTGCTTCTTCTACAGCAACATACAGGACGGGCTGACCCCCATACTCGGCCACTACATCCGCAACATGAGCTCGCTGCACTCGGTGACGGTCTTCGTGACCCTGAGGTACCTGCTGGTTCCCAAGGTCGACCCGCGGCAGAGGATCGCGGTCAGGAGGCTCGGGCCGAGAGGGGTGTACCAGTGCACCGTCCAGTACGGCTACGCCGACAACCTGAGCCTCAAGGGCGGCGACGACCTCGCCGCGCGCGTCGTGAGCTGCCTGAAGCAGCACGTCGAGGCGGGCGCCGACGGGCAGCCGTCGCCCGTCTCCgccgcggaggaggcggcggacCTGGAGGCGGCGCGGGCGGCCGGGGTGGTGCACGTCCGGGGCAAGATGAGGCTCTACGTGGGCGACGACGCCGGCTGGTTCGACAAGGTGATGCTCCGGTTCTACGAGTTCCTGCACAGCATCTGCCGGTCGGCGCTGCCGGCCCTCGGGGTGCCCCTGCAGCAGCGCGTCGAGATCGGCATGCTCTACAAGGTCTGA